One Moorella sp. E308F genomic region harbors:
- a CDS encoding GGDEF domain-containing response regulator — MLALPEKSILLVEDSTLTRFSSRRTLEEKGYLVDEAASGQEALVKARGKVEPYDLVILDIHLPGMDGLAVLENLKRLPEYRYVPVMVVTVESNVTVVKKAIDLGAVEYLCKPYSVEELVRRVEKLIGPGARGEVAPAELLHKVLRNEINRASRGGLNVALVLARSERLGKGKIGECARQARRRLREIDTVIELSKSTLALILPHTGKEGAQVVTTKLEGFLPGTWSYGIAVYPDNGKDGEELFAYAEVALKESWEKKEPGAPAQQQASDT, encoded by the coding sequence TTGCTAGCCTTGCCGGAAAAGAGCATCCTGCTGGTGGAAGACTCTACCCTCACCAGGTTTTCCTCCAGGAGAACACTGGAGGAGAAGGGCTACCTGGTGGACGAAGCCGCCAGCGGCCAGGAAGCGCTGGTTAAGGCCAGGGGAAAAGTAGAACCGTACGACCTGGTGATTCTCGACATCCACCTCCCGGGAATGGACGGCCTGGCTGTGCTGGAGAACCTCAAACGCCTGCCGGAGTATCGGTACGTTCCGGTCATGGTGGTAACGGTCGAGAGCAACGTCACCGTGGTCAAGAAGGCGATAGATCTGGGGGCGGTAGAGTACCTCTGCAAGCCCTACTCGGTCGAGGAGCTGGTGCGCCGCGTAGAGAAACTGATAGGACCTGGCGCCAGGGGAGAAGTAGCCCCTGCGGAGCTGCTGCATAAAGTACTCAGGAATGAGATCAACCGGGCGAGCAGGGGCGGGCTAAATGTAGCCCTGGTTCTGGCCCGGTCTGAAAGGTTGGGCAAGGGAAAGATTGGGGAATGCGCCAGGCAGGCGCGGCGGCGCCTGCGCGAGATAGACACCGTCATAGAGCTCAGCAAGAGTACGCTGGCGTTGATTCTCCCTCATACGGGGAAAGAAGGCGCGCAGGTGGTGACAACGAAACTGGAGGGTTTCCTGCCTGGTACGTGGAGCTACGGGATTGCGGTATATCCCGACAACGGGAAGGATGGGGAAGAGCTTTTCGCCTACGCCGAAGTTGCCCTTAAAGAGAGCTGGGAGAAAAAAGAGCCGGGTGCGCCAGCCCAGCAGCAAGCATCTGACACGTAG
- a CDS encoding NlpC/P60 family protein: MNKKAVRLPLPGEPSAPTPARQTSYYVRTPVADVRANPGREAELVTQALLGDEVKVLKQEGDWLQGQVPDGYIGWLKTADVVLDTPPPARDLAVVTVPRALLYRQPEGADATGEALLATDLPLLRQREGWMEVWLPGRGTAWLPANEVEVWPGGKVKGKRSGEDVIKTAERLQGAPYLWGGVSLYGIDCSGLTFIAYYLNGVRLPRDADMQFQVGRQVAREELQPGDLVFFNTEGSGSLPTHVGIYTGNGEFINSRSGRGVISSRLDEPLFARGYLGARRYLQ; encoded by the coding sequence TTGAATAAAAAGGCCGTACGCTTACCGCTGCCGGGGGAACCTTCAGCGCCGACACCGGCCCGGCAGACTTCCTATTATGTCCGAACACCTGTGGCCGACGTCCGGGCCAACCCCGGCCGGGAGGCGGAATTGGTTACCCAGGCCCTGCTGGGGGATGAGGTAAAGGTATTAAAGCAGGAAGGGGATTGGTTACAGGGCCAGGTACCTGACGGCTATATCGGGTGGTTGAAAACAGCGGATGTGGTCCTGGACACTCCCCCGCCGGCCCGGGACCTGGCAGTTGTGACCGTTCCCCGCGCCTTACTGTACCGGCAGCCGGAAGGTGCGGACGCCACCGGTGAAGCCTTATTGGCTACTGACTTACCGCTGCTGCGGCAAAGAGAAGGCTGGATGGAGGTCTGGCTCCCCGGCCGGGGAACGGCCTGGCTACCGGCAAACGAGGTTGAGGTCTGGCCCGGGGGAAAGGTGAAAGGTAAGCGCAGCGGCGAGGATGTAATTAAGACAGCTGAACGCTTACAGGGAGCACCTTATCTCTGGGGCGGGGTCAGCCTTTACGGCATCGACTGTTCCGGGCTGACTTTCATTGCCTATTATTTAAACGGCGTCCGGCTGCCCCGGGATGCTGATATGCAGTTCCAGGTGGGCCGGCAGGTGGCCCGGGAGGAACTGCAACCGGGCGACCTGGTCTTTTTCAATACGGAAGGTTCGGGGAGCCTGCCCACCCATGTCGGTATTTATACCGGCAACGGAGAGTTCATCAATTCCCGTTCCGGCCGGGGCGTCATATCCAGCCGCCTGGATGAACCGTTATTTGCCAGGGGATACCTGGGAGCGCGGCGTTACCTGCAGTAA
- a CDS encoding cyclophilin-like fold protein, which translates to MQIAIKFGDLTVLAELNDSETARKIEAALPISSRVNTWGDEIYFPIPVKAGLEEGATADMEVGDIAYWPPGHAFCLFFGPTPASIDDKPRAASPVNKIGRILSDPGLLKKVPDGAKVEIRAAGAR; encoded by the coding sequence ATGCAAATTGCCATTAAATTTGGTGATCTGACCGTACTGGCCGAGCTCAACGACAGCGAAACCGCCCGGAAAATTGAGGCGGCCCTGCCCATAAGCAGCCGGGTGAATACCTGGGGCGATGAAATTTATTTCCCGATTCCCGTAAAGGCCGGGTTGGAAGAAGGAGCCACGGCAGATATGGAAGTAGGTGACATCGCTTACTGGCCGCCGGGCCACGCCTTCTGCCTGTTCTTCGGGCCTACGCCCGCCAGCATTGATGACAAGCCCCGCGCCGCCAGCCCAGTAAATAAAATCGGACGCATCTTAAGCGATCCCGGGCTGTTAAAAAAAGTACCCGACGGTGCTAAAGTAGAAATCCGGGCTGCTGGTGCAAGGTAG
- a CDS encoding HD domain-containing phosphohydrolase, translating into MQYYEELKHIGLQRLQESMSQALGLAASVTYPDGQLLTKTSNLCSFCALLNANPEGRTKCGASRVIFARAAVDAGRAVLDTCHAGLVHVAVPLRVAGKTVAVLVGGSVALKPLTEEEVAELARETGIDREELWVAAQGVPLWSEERLRKAAEMIRAVTETLAQLIYTKQEQQKKADELSALFEFSKTVSGSLQVAEAARKGLQAVLELTGATSGSVVMLGEAEPGAAALEVAATMEPDNKLRVIPAGEIIAAVGREAIAAHFDSRPRESTPEEKLPAVAIPLKAGGKVMGVLTLAGKPGGQRFTEEEAVFLTTLGTILGLALENARLFRKVQERAAMLERLIEVGQVLSSHLDVDLVLESALASVRDVLGARWCALRVLDENTGELVLRASLGMNQKLQARVARVRPEDNLLGEVLQKGEAVVVEDLAADGSGRYLPYYALEMRALIVVPVKAGGKILGTLKVYSPVPRRWSEEEVEYLGTVAAQVGLALENARLYSSLREYYLSTVQALAAALEAKDVYTRGHSIRVAKWARSCARMLGLGAEEEEHVYMAGLLHDLGKIGIQEDILLKPGPLTPEERKEMQGHPEVGARILEPARFPAAVIAAVRHHHEDYGGGGYPAGLSREEIPLLARIIRVADAYDAMTSARPYREAFTPQEAYEELKRCAGRQFDPRVVEAFLRIPQEEMENIAITGGGGHPDSFAWRNTFFTEAAALTRAGSYMAGRATTVLDKQAGWHILDNATCNRGGNKQ; encoded by the coding sequence ATGCAGTACTACGAAGAACTGAAACACATCGGCTTACAAAGACTGCAAGAGAGCATGAGCCAGGCCCTGGGGCTGGCAGCTTCGGTCACCTATCCGGACGGACAACTCCTCACCAAAACCTCCAACCTATGCTCTTTCTGCGCCCTCCTTAATGCTAATCCAGAAGGAAGAACCAAGTGTGGGGCTTCACGTGTAATCTTTGCCAGGGCTGCCGTGGACGCAGGAAGAGCAGTCCTCGACACCTGCCATGCCGGGCTGGTACATGTGGCAGTACCCCTCCGGGTAGCAGGAAAAACAGTAGCGGTACTGGTGGGCGGCAGCGTAGCGCTTAAGCCGCTCACAGAAGAGGAAGTAGCCGAACTTGCCCGGGAGACAGGCATAGACCGGGAAGAGCTCTGGGTAGCGGCCCAAGGGGTACCTTTGTGGTCTGAAGAACGGCTGCGGAAAGCGGCGGAGATGATACGGGCAGTAACGGAAACTTTGGCCCAGCTGATATACACCAAGCAGGAACAGCAGAAAAAGGCAGACGAACTCAGTGCTCTCTTTGAATTCAGCAAAACAGTTTCCGGCAGCCTGCAGGTGGCCGAAGCCGCCCGGAAGGGACTTCAGGCGGTGCTGGAATTGACCGGTGCCACCAGCGGGTCGGTGGTGATGCTGGGCGAAGCGGAACCAGGGGCGGCAGCTCTTGAGGTAGCAGCTACCATGGAGCCGGACAACAAATTAAGGGTTATTCCTGCAGGGGAAATAATAGCCGCGGTTGGGCGGGAAGCTATCGCCGCGCACTTTGACAGCCGTCCCCGAGAAAGCACGCCCGAAGAAAAGCTGCCGGCAGTTGCAATACCTCTTAAAGCTGGCGGCAAGGTGATGGGAGTACTCACCTTAGCAGGCAAGCCAGGGGGGCAACGCTTCACCGAAGAGGAAGCCGTCTTTTTGACCACCCTGGGCACCATTCTGGGGCTGGCCCTGGAAAATGCCCGGCTTTTCCGGAAGGTGCAGGAAAGGGCAGCAATGCTGGAACGGCTGATCGAAGTAGGGCAGGTGTTATCGAGCCACCTTGATGTCGATCTAGTGCTTGAATCAGCCCTGGCAAGTGTAAGGGACGTGCTGGGTGCACGGTGGTGTGCTCTGCGGGTGCTTGACGAAAATACCGGCGAGCTGGTGCTGAGGGCCAGCCTGGGTATGAACCAGAAGTTGCAGGCGAGGGTCGCCCGCGTTCGGCCGGAGGATAACTTGCTGGGTGAAGTGCTCCAAAAAGGGGAAGCCGTGGTAGTGGAGGACCTGGCCGCTGACGGGTCTGGCAGGTACCTGCCCTACTACGCGCTTGAGATGCGAGCCCTGATTGTGGTGCCGGTGAAAGCAGGCGGAAAGATACTGGGTACATTGAAGGTTTATTCTCCTGTACCGCGCCGCTGGTCGGAAGAAGAAGTTGAGTACCTGGGTACCGTTGCAGCTCAAGTCGGGCTGGCGCTGGAAAACGCCCGCCTTTACTCCTCGCTGCGGGAGTACTACCTGAGTACCGTACAGGCGCTGGCAGCGGCATTGGAGGCCAAGGACGTATACACGAGGGGGCATTCCATCCGGGTAGCTAAATGGGCACGCTCCTGCGCCCGTATGCTGGGACTTGGTGCTGAAGAGGAGGAACATGTTTATATGGCCGGCCTGTTACACGACCTGGGCAAAATTGGCATACAAGAGGACATTCTTCTTAAACCGGGCCCCCTCACCCCGGAAGAAAGAAAAGAGATGCAGGGTCATCCTGAAGTAGGAGCCAGGATCCTGGAACCGGCCCGGTTCCCAGCGGCGGTCATTGCAGCCGTACGGCACCATCACGAAGACTATGGGGGCGGGGGTTATCCGGCTGGCCTATCAAGAGAGGAGATCCCGCTTCTGGCGCGCATTATTCGTGTGGCCGATGCCTACGACGCCATGACCTCTGCCAGGCCATACAGGGAAGCATTTACCCCGCAGGAGGCATATGAGGAATTGAAACGGTGTGCAGGCCGGCAGTTTGACCCCCGGGTGGTAGAGGCATTTTTACGGATTCCGCAAGAGGAAATGGAAAATATTGCTATAACGGGGGGGGGGGGGCACCCTGATAGCTTTGCTTGGCGAAATACTTTTTTTACTGAGGCGGCCGCTCTGACCAGAGCCGGGTCATACATGGCGGGGAGGGCAACGACCGTTCTGGATAAGCAGGCGGGATGGCATATACTGGACAACGCCACGTGCAACCGCGGCGGTAACAAACAATAG